In a genomic window of Streptomyces koelreuteriae:
- a CDS encoding DUF2264 domain-containing protein — protein MHLPPADGTTSPFTGCTRAHWEAAADALLTAVEPYATEDRALYHLPGERTSWSGRLSDGLEGYARTLLLAAFRRDEKALERYATGLAAGVSGVWPRIEDRSQPLVEAASIALALRLTRDLLWDRLDDGVRQRTADWLGDALTAEAWPCNWELFPVTVGGFLAEIGHEPDASRAAIYRGLERIERWYLGDGWYTDGDGRKFDYYNGWAMHLYPVLHAWLEQDERLLDLYGDRLSRHLSDYARLFGGDGAPMHQGRSLTYRFATTAPLWLGALTGRTPLSPGETRRLASGALRYFLDRGAVDDKGLLSLGWHGPDASVLQGYSGPASPYWASKGFLGLLLPADHEVWTAAEEPGPAERADAVTPVGPPNWLLQSTRSDGVVRLHNHGSEDVRYDPYYTRLAYSTVTAPAAAPSPPDNSVIVGDDPSRTGIEPLGVGEGWAASRHTAGGGARVTSVVLARGAVEVRAHLVSGAEPGTAVRVTGWPTGEGLRAELLPAIGLTDTLTGAVGERATLFVALARLTAEPDPAALQELVSVRADDAGALEVRWSDGGVTRVRLTESGVDVTA, from the coding sequence ATGCACCTGCCTCCGGCCGACGGCACGACGTCTCCGTTCACCGGCTGCACCCGCGCCCACTGGGAGGCGGCGGCCGACGCCCTGCTCACCGCCGTCGAGCCGTACGCGACCGAGGACCGGGCGCTGTACCACCTGCCCGGCGAGCGGACCAGCTGGTCGGGCCGTCTCTCCGACGGTCTGGAGGGCTACGCCCGCACCCTGCTGCTGGCCGCCTTCCGCCGCGACGAGAAGGCCCTGGAGCGCTACGCCACCGGCCTCGCCGCCGGTGTCTCGGGCGTCTGGCCCCGTATCGAGGACCGCAGCCAGCCCCTGGTGGAGGCGGCCTCGATCGCGCTCGCCCTGCGCCTGACCCGGGATCTGCTGTGGGACCGGCTGGACGACGGCGTACGGCAGCGGACGGCCGACTGGCTCGGCGACGCCCTCACCGCCGAGGCATGGCCCTGCAACTGGGAGCTGTTCCCGGTCACGGTCGGCGGCTTCCTGGCCGAGATCGGCCACGAGCCGGATGCGTCCCGCGCGGCGATCTACCGCGGCCTGGAACGCATCGAGCGGTGGTACCTGGGCGACGGCTGGTACACCGACGGCGACGGCCGCAAGTTCGACTACTACAACGGCTGGGCGATGCACCTCTACCCGGTGCTGCACGCCTGGCTGGAGCAGGACGAGCGCCTGCTGGATCTCTACGGCGACCGCCTCTCCCGCCACCTCTCGGACTACGCCCGGCTGTTCGGCGGCGACGGCGCCCCGATGCACCAGGGCCGCTCCCTCACCTACCGCTTCGCCACGACGGCCCCCCTCTGGCTGGGCGCGCTGACCGGCCGTACGCCCCTGTCGCCCGGGGAGACCCGGCGGCTGGCCTCGGGTGCGCTGCGGTACTTCCTCGACCGGGGTGCGGTGGACGACAAGGGCCTGCTCTCCCTCGGCTGGCACGGCCCCGACGCGTCCGTCCTCCAGGGCTACTCGGGCCCGGCCTCCCCGTACTGGGCGAGCAAGGGCTTCCTCGGCCTGCTGCTGCCCGCCGACCACGAGGTGTGGACGGCGGCGGAGGAACCCGGCCCGGCCGAGCGCGCCGACGCCGTCACCCCCGTCGGACCGCCCAACTGGCTTCTCCAGTCGACCCGTTCGGACGGCGTGGTCCGCCTCCACAACCACGGCAGCGAGGACGTCCGCTACGACCCGTACTACACGCGCCTGGCGTACTCGACGGTGACGGCCCCGGCCGCGGCGCCCTCCCCGCCCGACAACAGCGTGATCGTCGGCGACGACCCGAGCCGCACCGGCATCGAACCGCTCGGTGTCGGCGAGGGCTGGGCGGCCTCCCGGCACACGGCGGGCGGGGGAGCGCGGGTGACGAGCGTGGTGCTGGCGCGCGGGGCCGTGGAGGTGCGGGCGCACCTGGTGTCGGGAGCGGAGCCCGGGACGGCGGTACGGGTCACCGGCTGGCCGACCGGGGAGGGGCTGAGGGCGGAACTCCTGCCGGCGATCGGCCTCACGGACACCCTGACGGGCGCCGTGGGCGAGCGGGCCACCCTGTTCGTCGCCCTGGCCCGACTGACGGCCGAGCCGGACCCGGCCGCGCTGCAGGAGTTGGTCTCCGTACGCGCCGACGATGCCGGAGCACTGGAGGTCCGCTGGAGCGACGGCGGCGTGACACGGGTCCGGCTGACGGAGTCGGGCGTGGACGTCACGGCTTGA
- a CDS encoding rhamnogalacturonan acetylesterase produces the protein MRRFSIAVVAALALGSALPSVPAQAHSGRPSLGLAQCAAGTCHFDVPPGTYDVRVVLGGETASATSVSGETRRALLPETTAPAGKRVTRSFTVNVRTPEGEPTGPEGTPGLDLRIGGSAPALADIRVTPARHTRQIFLVGDSTVCDQPGDPYSGWGQQLPQYLREGVSVANYADSGESTVSYLGNPKLWATVRPLIRSGDLVLVQLAHNDKTTDEATYRANLETLVDGVRARGGQPVLVTPIVRRWFNADGTLNNGTALLVNGLGVDHPAVTRSVAAERDVPLIDLTAKTKALVESLGVEGSKALYLYNEARDNTHTSVRGATAYAGLVRDELVTRHLVPKGRVRVG, from the coding sequence GTGAGACGTTTCAGCATCGCCGTCGTGGCGGCGTTGGCTCTGGGGAGCGCGTTGCCGTCCGTACCGGCGCAGGCGCACTCCGGCCGCCCGTCCCTGGGCCTGGCACAGTGCGCCGCCGGCACCTGCCACTTCGACGTCCCGCCCGGCACATACGACGTGCGGGTCGTGCTCGGCGGAGAAACCGCGTCCGCCACCAGCGTCAGCGGCGAGACCCGCCGTGCCCTGCTCCCCGAGACAACCGCCCCTGCGGGCAAGCGCGTGACCCGCAGCTTCACCGTGAACGTCCGCACCCCCGAGGGCGAGCCCACCGGCCCCGAGGGAACCCCCGGCCTCGACCTGCGGATCGGCGGTTCCGCACCCGCCCTCGCCGACATCCGGGTCACCCCCGCCCGGCACACCCGCCAGATCTTCCTCGTCGGCGACTCCACCGTCTGTGACCAGCCCGGCGACCCGTACTCCGGCTGGGGCCAGCAACTGCCCCAGTACCTCCGCGAGGGCGTGTCCGTCGCCAACTACGCCGATTCCGGGGAGAGTACGGTCTCCTATCTGGGGAACCCGAAGCTGTGGGCCACCGTACGGCCCCTGATCCGCTCCGGCGATCTGGTCCTGGTCCAGCTCGCCCACAACGACAAGACCACGGACGAGGCCACCTACCGGGCCAACCTGGAGACCCTGGTGGACGGCGTCCGGGCGCGGGGCGGACAGCCGGTCCTTGTCACCCCCATCGTGCGCCGCTGGTTCAACGCGGACGGCACGCTGAACAACGGCACCGCCCTCCTGGTCAACGGCCTCGGCGTCGACCACCCGGCGGTCACCCGCTCCGTCGCCGCCGAGCGTGACGTCCCGCTGATCGACCTCACCGCGAAGACGAAGGCGCTCGTGGAGTCCCTGGGCGTGGAGGGCTCGAAGGCGCTGTACCTCTACAACGAGGCGCGGGACAACACGCACACCTCCGTGCGCGGTGCCACGGCCTACGCGGGCCTCGTCCGCGACGAACTCGTCACCCGGCATCTGGTGCCGAAGGGCAGAGTGCGGGTGGGATAG
- a CDS encoding rhamnogalacturonan lyase B N-terminal domain-containing protein, producing the protein MSGSAHRPVGRRTFVLAATAAAAGTALTGTAHAAAFGWSDDGSHYVVDTGAQLVFKVSKSTGDLTSLVYRGTEYQGYGGMNSHIESGLGASTVGISQSGSTILVSVTHGTLKHYYAARSGENNIYLWTNKADTSVSATRYIVRVKKGAFLNDEPDSYTYAPTAIEASDVFRKSDGQTRSKHYSKRRVMDYDYVGWSAGGVGLWVVRSNHEKASGGPFYRSLLRHQSADGGGLYEILYYGQNQTESQRFGLQGPYVIAFTDGGAPSSALFPGTLTTPWADSLGISGYVPASGRGKVAGVGISGRNSAYPYTVGLANSAAQYWGSARSSDGYFSVGGVLPGTYTLTVFKGELALYTTSVSVSAGGTTTLNTIALPSSNDPANAGAIWRIGDWNGTPGGFKNADLMTYAHPSDVRAASWTGNVVIGGGGETAAFPCYLWKDVNSGLLVYFRLTAAQAAAAHTLRIGVTTAYANGRPQITVNDTWTSAIPSPPTQPNTRSLTNGSYRGNNHTFTYSVPASAWKTDTSQYNVLRIDVVSGSGATGFLSAGTAIDAIDLLA; encoded by the coding sequence ATGTCCGGATCCGCGCACAGACCGGTCGGCCGCCGCACCTTCGTCCTCGCCGCCACCGCCGCGGCCGCCGGCACGGCCCTCACCGGCACGGCGCACGCCGCCGCCTTCGGCTGGAGCGACGACGGCTCGCACTACGTCGTCGACACCGGCGCCCAACTGGTCTTCAAGGTCAGCAAGTCCACCGGCGACCTGACCTCGCTGGTCTACCGGGGCACGGAGTACCAGGGCTACGGCGGCATGAACTCGCACATCGAGTCCGGCCTCGGCGCCTCCACCGTCGGCATCAGTCAGTCCGGCTCGACGATCCTGGTCTCCGTCACGCACGGCACGCTGAAGCACTACTACGCGGCCCGCAGCGGCGAGAACAACATCTACCTGTGGACCAACAAGGCCGATACGTCCGTCTCCGCGACCCGGTACATCGTGCGCGTGAAGAAGGGCGCGTTCCTCAACGACGAGCCCGACTCCTACACCTACGCGCCGACCGCCATCGAGGCCTCGGACGTCTTCAGGAAGTCCGACGGACAGACCCGCTCGAAGCACTACTCCAAGCGGCGCGTCATGGACTACGACTACGTCGGCTGGTCGGCCGGCGGGGTCGGCCTGTGGGTCGTGCGCAGCAACCACGAGAAGGCGTCCGGCGGCCCCTTCTACCGCTCCCTGCTGCGCCACCAGAGCGCCGACGGCGGCGGTCTCTACGAGATCCTGTACTACGGCCAGAACCAGACCGAGTCCCAGCGCTTCGGCCTCCAGGGCCCTTACGTCATCGCCTTCACGGACGGCGGGGCGCCCTCCTCGGCGCTGTTCCCGGGCACGCTGACCACACCGTGGGCCGACTCGCTCGGCATCTCGGGATACGTGCCGGCGAGCGGCCGGGGCAAGGTGGCGGGCGTCGGGATATCGGGCCGGAACTCGGCGTACCCGTACACCGTCGGTCTGGCCAACTCGGCTGCCCAGTACTGGGGTTCGGCGCGTTCCTCGGACGGCTACTTCTCCGTCGGAGGCGTGCTGCCGGGGACGTACACGCTGACCGTCTTCAAGGGTGAGCTGGCGCTGTATACGACGTCGGTGAGCGTGTCGGCGGGCGGGACGACCACGCTGAACACGATCGCCCTGCCGTCCTCGAACGACCCCGCCAACGCCGGCGCGATCTGGCGGATCGGGGACTGGAACGGCACGCCGGGCGGGTTCAAGAACGCGGACCTGATGACGTACGCGCATCCGTCGGACGTACGGGCCGCGTCCTGGACCGGGAACGTGGTGATCGGCGGCGGCGGTGAGACGGCGGCCTTCCCCTGCTACCTCTGGAAGGACGTCAACAGCGGGCTGCTCGTGTACTTCAGGCTGACCGCCGCGCAGGCCGCCGCCGCGCACACCCTGCGCATCGGCGTGACGACGGCGTACGCGAACGGCCGGCCCCAGATCACGGTCAACGACACCTGGACGTCAGCCATCCCGTCCCCGCCCACGCAGCCGAACACCCGGTCGCTGACCAACGGTTCCTACCGCGGCAACAACCACACGTTCACGTACAGCGTCCCGGCGTCCGCCTGGAAGACGGACACGAGTCAGTACAACGTGCTCAGGATCGACGTGGTGAGCGGGTCGGGGGCGACAGGGTTCCTCAGCGCCGGGACGGCGATCGACGCGATCGATCTGCTGGCCTAG
- a CDS encoding RICIN domain-containing protein has translation MRRAYAALLALCLGLFGALASAGPAQAAPQTITNGTQFKDTSGNPVHAHGGGVLKVGSYYYWFGEHRNADNTFRYVDAYRSTDLKNWEFRNHVLTEASDPELATANIERPKVMYNASTGKFVMWMHKENGTDYSEARAAVAVSDTVDGNYTWKGSFRPLGQHMSRDITVFVDTDGAGYMISAARENYDLQIYRLTADYTGIASLVANPWPGGHREAPALFKRGGVYFMLTSGATGWNPNQQQYATATSIGGPWSAMRNIGDATTYGSQTAFVLPVQGTSGTSYLYLGDRWGNSFGGTVNDSRYVWLPLNFSNSTTMSMSWSPEVTVDTAAGTVTGTSATYNTLIARHSAKCADVTSQSLWAGAQLKQYACNGGSNQKYWFKSVGGGYYQLAVRNSSLCVRENASTLTQENCDASATSQQWSLTTTGSYVNVKSRATGECLDVNGASTADSAALITYTCNGGTNQQWTRGT, from the coding sequence ATGAGACGCGCGTACGCCGCCCTCCTCGCCCTGTGCCTCGGACTGTTCGGCGCCCTCGCCAGCGCCGGCCCCGCCCAGGCCGCGCCCCAGACGATCACCAACGGCACCCAGTTCAAGGACACCTCGGGCAACCCCGTCCACGCGCACGGCGGCGGAGTCCTCAAGGTCGGCTCCTACTACTACTGGTTCGGCGAGCACCGCAACGCCGACAACACCTTCCGGTACGTCGACGCCTACCGCTCGACCGACCTGAAGAACTGGGAGTTCCGCAACCACGTCCTGACCGAGGCCAGCGACCCGGAGCTCGCGACCGCCAACATCGAGCGGCCCAAGGTCATGTACAACGCGTCCACCGGCAAGTTCGTCATGTGGATGCACAAGGAGAACGGCACCGACTACAGCGAAGCCCGCGCGGCCGTCGCCGTCTCCGACACCGTCGACGGGAACTACACCTGGAAGGGCAGCTTCCGGCCGCTCGGCCAGCACATGTCCCGGGACATCACGGTCTTCGTCGACACCGACGGCGCCGGGTACATGATCTCCGCCGCCCGCGAGAACTACGACCTCCAGATCTACCGGCTCACCGCCGACTACACCGGCATAGCGAGCCTGGTCGCCAACCCCTGGCCCGGCGGCCACCGCGAGGCCCCGGCCCTGTTCAAGCGGGGCGGCGTCTACTTCATGCTGACCTCGGGCGCCACGGGCTGGAACCCCAACCAGCAGCAGTACGCCACGGCCACGAGCATCGGCGGACCCTGGTCGGCCATGAGGAACATCGGCGACGCGACGACCTACGGCTCACAGACCGCGTTCGTCCTGCCCGTGCAGGGCACCTCGGGGACCTCGTACCTCTACCTCGGCGACCGCTGGGGCAACTCCTTCGGCGGGACCGTCAACGACTCGCGGTACGTGTGGCTGCCCCTGAACTTCTCCAACTCGACCACGATGTCCATGTCCTGGTCGCCGGAGGTCACCGTCGACACGGCCGCCGGGACCGTCACCGGCACGAGCGCCACCTACAACACCCTGATCGCCCGCCACTCCGCCAAGTGCGCGGACGTGACCAGCCAGTCGCTCTGGGCCGGTGCCCAGCTCAAGCAGTACGCCTGCAACGGCGGCAGCAACCAGAAGTACTGGTTCAAGTCCGTCGGCGGCGGCTACTACCAACTGGCGGTCCGCAACAGCTCCCTGTGCGTGCGGGAGAACGCGAGCACCCTCACGCAGGAGAACTGCGACGCCTCCGCGACGAGCCAGCAGTGGTCCCTGACCACCACCGGCTCGTACGTGAACGTCAAGTCCCGGGCGACCGGCGAGTGCCTGGACGTGAACGGCGCGTCCACCGCCGACTCCGCCGCCCTCATCACCTACACGTGCAACGGAGGAACCAACCAGCAGTGGACGCGCGGGACATGA
- a CDS encoding glycoside hydrolase family 43 protein has translation MSRERDHALPEPPSRRLLLKGAAAAGALAAVPVVPGVAQAAAPVRRPKPAPFENPLVRNRADPHIHRHTDGFYYFTATAPEYDRIILRRSRTLNGLGTADESVIWRAHPTGNMGAHIWAPELHRIGGKWYIYFASAPAEDVWAIRIWVLENAHPNPFQGTWVEKGQVKTAWETFSLDATTFTHRGSRYLAWAQHEPGMDNNTGIFLSEMANPWTLTGPQVRLSTPEYDWERIGYKVNEGPYVLKRNGRLFMTYSASATDSHYCVGLLTADADSHLLDPVSWAKSPTPVFTSNDTTKQYGPGHNCFTVAEDGRTDVLVYHARQYKDINGDPLNDPNRHTRIQKLGWKPDGTPDFGIPVADTAPAGE, from the coding sequence ATGAGCCGCGAACGCGACCACGCCCTGCCCGAACCCCCCAGCCGCAGACTTCTGCTGAAGGGTGCCGCAGCCGCCGGCGCCCTGGCCGCCGTGCCCGTCGTCCCCGGTGTGGCCCAGGCCGCCGCGCCGGTGAGGCGCCCGAAGCCGGCGCCCTTCGAGAACCCGCTCGTCCGCAACCGGGCCGATCCGCACATCCACCGGCACACGGACGGCTTCTACTACTTCACCGCCACCGCCCCCGAGTACGACCGCATCATCCTGCGCCGCTCCCGCACCCTGAACGGCCTCGGCACGGCCGACGAGTCCGTCATCTGGCGTGCCCACCCCACCGGGAACATGGGCGCGCACATCTGGGCGCCCGAACTGCACCGCATCGGCGGCAAGTGGTACATCTACTTCGCCTCCGCGCCCGCCGAGGACGTCTGGGCGATCCGCATCTGGGTCCTGGAGAACGCCCACCCCAACCCCTTCCAGGGCACCTGGGTGGAGAAGGGCCAGGTCAAGACGGCCTGGGAGACCTTCTCCCTGGACGCCACCACCTTCACCCACCGGGGCTCCCGCTACCTCGCCTGGGCGCAGCACGAGCCCGGCATGGACAACAACACCGGCATCTTCCTCTCCGAGATGGCGAACCCCTGGACCCTCACGGGCCCGCAGGTGCGGCTCTCCACCCCGGAGTACGACTGGGAGCGCATCGGCTACAAGGTCAACGAGGGCCCCTACGTGCTGAAGCGCAACGGCCGCCTCTTCATGACCTACTCGGCCAGCGCCACCGACTCCCACTACTGCGTGGGCCTGCTGACCGCCGACGCCGACAGCCACCTCCTGGACCCCGTCAGCTGGGCCAAGTCGCCGACCCCGGTCTTCACCAGCAACGACACCACCAAGCAGTACGGCCCCGGCCACAACTGCTTCACGGTCGCCGAGGACGGCCGCACCGACGTCCTCGTCTACCACGCCCGCCAGTACAAGGACATCAACGGCGACCCCCTGAACGACCCCAACCGCCACACCCGCATCCAGAAGCTCGGCTGGAAGCCGGACGGCACCCCGGACTTCGGCATCCCCGTCGCCGACACGGCCCCGGCGGGTGAGTGA
- a CDS encoding autotransporter-associated beta strand repeat-containing protein — protein MRSLTTHTTAAAVGVLAAVVPLVTAPPAAADGPRDVTGAVLAGRDVTLAGDTVVAVPPGTTTYDGVFRGEGTLTVRGSGTLVLTRDSDVTLPRSRQRQTVRTLGGNHPYVTVARPDPPAITVERGATLQYGDGGTTGLIGHFPYGTPAFRLNQDNIRVDGTLRLALRSAYNLGTISGSGLISQPRFLWGTWDLSGAHSFSGVIDNGTQVNAGRPEYATSLPRLRKLLNQGTFTVDTPLGQTVTMGMDFYQREYGSDINVQSRPGGKVVLTGQYSWSDRGGDTDPSLSDPALNWTPARKNVNKRGTNIKGANVRWGDGTTNRIFMPGTAETVYINLLAARERSRLTFDYNGPVTLGAPIGGGRFHDSLSAPGAGDIVIAGTPGNDVTFAAVQHYDGSTTVEKGAVLRLGSGKRGGDGGLYTRGARSEVVNNGSLVLRNTDQPLTLSRVGGSGSLTQSGAATTTLTGGAVTYTGPTTVSRGTLALREGATLARSKAIRLTSAGARLDTGRAGLHVSTTLSGKGTVQGAVTNEGTVTTGLTVDGPYTQGAKGSLLLREKPLKVTGAVRLSGDLDVPAAGKRTARVIPVLDNQGRSKPSGTFTGLKEGARLKLAGTTYRISYRAGDGNDIALTAATATPVPSPTAPDSPASDTVTPRSAGASENIGFGWWPYALGLALVVSLAVPMATRRGRGRGRRGGGRHAGRARR, from the coding sequence GTGCGCAGCCTCACCACCCACACCACAGCAGCGGCCGTCGGCGTCCTCGCGGCGGTCGTGCCCCTCGTCACCGCTCCCCCGGCGGCGGCCGACGGTCCCCGGGATGTCACGGGCGCCGTGCTCGCCGGGCGGGATGTGACGCTCGCCGGGGACACGGTCGTCGCCGTGCCGCCCGGGACGACGACGTACGACGGCGTGTTCCGGGGTGAGGGGACGCTGACCGTGCGGGGCAGCGGGACACTGGTCCTCACCAGGGACAGTGACGTCACGCTGCCCCGGTCCCGGCAGCGGCAGACCGTGCGGACGCTCGGCGGGAACCACCCGTATGTGACCGTGGCCCGACCCGACCCGCCCGCGATCACCGTGGAGCGCGGGGCGACCCTCCAGTACGGCGACGGGGGCACGACCGGGCTCATCGGCCACTTCCCTTACGGCACACCGGCGTTCCGGCTCAACCAGGACAACATCCGGGTCGACGGCACCCTGCGGCTCGCCCTGAGGAGCGCCTACAACCTGGGCACCATCAGCGGCTCCGGGCTGATCAGCCAGCCGCGTTTCCTCTGGGGCACCTGGGACCTGTCGGGGGCCCACTCCTTCTCCGGGGTGATCGACAACGGCACACAGGTGAACGCCGGGCGACCGGAGTACGCGACCTCGCTGCCGCGCCTGCGCAAGCTCCTCAACCAGGGCACCTTCACCGTGGACACCCCGCTGGGGCAGACCGTCACGATGGGCATGGACTTCTACCAGCGCGAGTACGGCAGCGACATCAACGTCCAGTCGCGGCCGGGCGGCAAGGTCGTCCTGACCGGGCAGTACAGCTGGTCGGACCGGGGCGGCGACACCGACCCCTCGCTCAGCGACCCCGCCCTGAACTGGACGCCCGCCCGAAAGAACGTGAACAAGCGCGGCACCAACATCAAGGGCGCGAACGTCCGGTGGGGCGACGGCACCACGAACAGGATCTTCATGCCGGGCACGGCGGAGACCGTGTACATCAACCTCCTCGCGGCCCGGGAGCGTTCGAGGCTCACCTTCGACTACAACGGCCCGGTGACGCTCGGCGCCCCCATCGGCGGCGGCCGGTTCCACGACTCGCTCTCCGCCCCCGGAGCCGGTGACATCGTCATCGCCGGAACTCCCGGCAACGACGTGACCTTCGCGGCCGTCCAGCACTACGACGGCTCCACCACGGTCGAGAAGGGCGCGGTCCTGCGCCTCGGCAGCGGGAAGCGCGGCGGCGACGGCGGTCTGTACACGCGAGGCGCCCGCTCCGAGGTCGTCAACAACGGCTCCCTCGTCCTGCGCAACACGGACCAGCCCCTCACCCTGTCCCGCGTCGGCGGCAGCGGCTCGCTCACCCAGTCGGGCGCGGCCACAACGACCCTCACGGGCGGCGCGGTGACGTACACCGGGCCGACCACGGTCTCCCGGGGCACACTGGCCCTGCGCGAAGGCGCCACACTCGCCCGGAGCAAGGCGATCCGGCTCACCTCGGCCGGAGCCCGCCTGGACACGGGCCGGGCGGGCCTGCACGTCTCGACCACCCTGAGCGGCAAGGGCACAGTGCAAGGGGCGGTCACCAACGAGGGAACCGTCACGACCGGCCTCACCGTCGACGGCCCCTACACGCAGGGCGCGAAAGGCTCCCTGCTCCTGCGGGAGAAGCCACTGAAGGTGACGGGCGCGGTACGGCTGTCCGGAGACCTCGATGTGCCGGCGGCCGGGAAGCGGACCGCTCGGGTGATCCCCGTGCTCGACAACCAGGGCCGCTCCAAGCCCTCGGGAACCTTCACCGGCCTGAAGGAGGGCGCCCGGCTGAAGCTGGCCGGCACCACCTACCGCATCAGCTACCGCGCCGGTGACGGCAACGACATCGCCCTGACAGCGGCCACCGCCACCCCGGTCCCGTCCCCCACCGCGCCGGACTCGCCCGCCTCCGACACGGTGACGCCCCGCAGCGCCGGCGCCTCGGAGAACATCGGCTTCGGCTGGTGGCCCTACGCGCTCGGCCTGGCCCTCGTCGTCAGCCTCGCCGTACCGATGGCGACGCGGCGCGGGCGGGGGCGGGGGCGGCGGGGCGGCGGACGTCATGCGGGCCGGGCTCGCCGGTGA
- a CDS encoding MOSC domain-containing protein, with translation MARVVELTYYPLKGCAGTSVREALLTPAGLADDRSFMVVSEEGVYRTQRRDPRLALIRPAVTADGAHLTLRAPGLRALHLSVDASGTRQKVDLFGDTFQGIDQGDEAAAWLSDVLGARSRLVRVPPEHDRVTDGMTPGTSGYADSCALHVLSRSTLDLLNRRLAERGERPLPMDRFRPNLVIDGWDDPHTEDRAHRIRVGDTELGYAKLAIRCAVTLVDQHSGTRAGPEPLRTLAGYRRASQGGIAFGTKYAVLRPGKVSVGDEAVVTSWGESEV, from the coding sequence ATGGCACGCGTGGTCGAGTTGACGTACTACCCCCTCAAGGGGTGCGCCGGGACATCGGTCCGGGAGGCGCTGCTGACGCCCGCCGGACTGGCAGACGACCGCAGCTTCATGGTGGTCAGCGAGGAGGGCGTGTACCGGACGCAGCGCCGAGACCCCCGCCTCGCCCTCATCCGGCCCGCTGTCACCGCCGACGGCGCTCACCTCACGCTCCGGGCACCAGGACTTCGGGCCCTGCACCTGAGCGTGGACGCCTCCGGCACCCGGCAGAAGGTCGACCTGTTCGGTGACACCTTCCAGGGCATCGACCAGGGCGATGAGGCGGCCGCCTGGCTCTCGGACGTGCTCGGCGCCCGGAGCCGGCTCGTGCGCGTACCGCCGGAGCACGACCGGGTGACCGACGGCATGACACCGGGCACCTCCGGCTATGCCGACAGCTGCGCCTTGCACGTCCTCTCCCGCTCCACCCTCGACCTGCTCAACCGGAGACTGGCCGAGCGCGGAGAACGCCCGCTGCCCATGGACCGCTTCCGCCCCAACCTCGTCATCGACGGCTGGGACGACCCCCACACCGAGGACCGCGCCCACCGCATCCGCGTCGGCGACACCGAACTGGGCTATGCGAAGCTCGCCATCCGCTGCGCGGTCACCCTGGTCGACCAGCACTCCGGAACCAGGGCGGGCCCGGAACCCCTGCGCACCCTCGCCGGCTACCGGCGCGCCTCCCAGGGCGGCATCGCCTTCGGCACGAAGTACGCGGTCCTGCGGCCCGGCAAGGTGTCGGTCGGCGACGAAGCGGTGGTCACGTCGTGGGGCGAGTCCGAGGTGTGA